The Litorilinea aerophila genomic interval CGATGTCAATGATGCGCTTGCACAGCCGCTTCCAGCCCGGGATGACCGGCTGCCGGGCGCCGGGAACCGTGCCGGCGAAATGGATGGTGCCCAGCAGGTAGCCGGCACCCAGGGCCACAGCCCGGGTGACCAGCATGGGGATCCCCACCAGGGCCAGGAGCCAGGAGTGGCGGGCCAGCTTGGCCAGAAAGGGCAGGGCCGTGGCCAGAAACAGCAGCGCCACCAGAACCAGCGCCCCGCCAAACCAGCGCAGGGGCGGCCAGGCCAGGCCCAAGAGGGCCAGGGGCAGGCAGGCCAGAAAGAGGCCCGCCAGCACAATCTGGATCTTGAGCACCTGGGGCGTGTGGCTGTCCTGGACCATCCGCTCCGGATGCCATCGGGTTAGCAGCGCCTTCCAGAAGCCAATAAAATACTTGCGGCGTGCATACTCCCCCAGGTCGCTGTCGTGGAGATGGCGGACCCGGGCCCGGGGTTCAAAAACCAGCCGGTATCCCTTTTGGGCCAGGCGAAAGCTGAATTCCTGGTCCTCGACGCTGGCAGTGGTGAAGATGGGGTCGAAGCCGCCGTTCTCCAGGAAGATCTCTCGCCGGTAGCCGGCCGAGTAGGTGTCGATGAAGTCGATCTGGGCCAGACCCCGCATGCGGTCGTAGCGGTCCTCGTATTCGGCCTGGACGAAGCGGGGCACCAGCCCCCGCTGATCGGTGAGATACGCGCCTTTGACGCCCACTACCTCCGGATCCTCAAAGGCGGCCAGCATGGTTTCCACCCAGTCGGGCATGGGCGCGCAGTCGGCATCGGTGAAGAGCAGGATGGGCGCCTGGGCCATCCGGGCTCCGTGATTTCGGGCGGCCGCCGGCCCGGCGTTCTCCTGGCGGAGCAGGCGGATGGGGCGACCGGGGTGGCGGGCCATCCACTCGTTCACCTGCTCTGCTGTGTCATCCCTGGAGCCGTCATCCACGACGATGATCTCGTAGCGGTCGGGCGGTATCGTCTGGGCGGCCAGGGCATCCAGACAGCGGGTGATCACCGATGCGCCGTTGTAGACCGGCACAATGATCGAACAGCGAAGGGAACAGCCCTCCGGGGCAGGAATCGAACCAACGGGTTGCTGCATAGGTGACTTGCCACTCTACTCCTGAAGGACACCGACGAAGGAAGCCACCACGAAGATTCGATGGGTGGTGGTGAAATCAGGCCAGCCGGTCATCAGGGTGAGGCGCGGGCTGTCGCTGGCGGCAAAGTAGGCCGCTGCCTGCTGGGCCTCTTCCGGGGTGGCCCCGGTGATGGGGATGGGCTC includes:
- a CDS encoding sugar transferase, which gives rise to MQQPVGSIPAPEGCSLRCSIIVPVYNGASVITRCLDALAAQTIPPDRYEIIVVDDGSRDDTAEQVNEWMARHPGRPIRLLRQENAGPAAARNHGARMAQAPILLFTDADCAPMPDWVETMLAAFEDPEVVGVKGAYLTDQRGLVPRFVQAEYEDRYDRMRGLAQIDFIDTYSAGYRREIFLENGGFDPIFTTASVEDQEFSFRLAQKGYRLVFEPRARVRHLHDSDLGEYARRKYFIGFWKALLTRWHPERMVQDSHTPQVLKIQIVLAGLFLACLPLALLGLAWPPLRWFGGALVLVALLFLATALPFLAKLARHSWLLALVGIPMLVTRAVALGAGYLLGTIHFAGTVPGARQPVIPGWKRLCKRIIDIVGALIGLAFSIPLVAIAALAIKLDSPGPVFYCQTRIGENGRPFRMFKLRSMVQDADQQLEKLVDLNQLREPVFKLANDPRVTRVGRILRRTSLDETPQFYNVLIGDMSLVGPRPEEARIVALYDDRFRRRLAVKPGMTGPMQINGRGDLTLSERLELELEYIDNYSLLRDFVIIFRTFPAIWRGNGAY